The following coding sequences lie in one Pelecanus crispus isolate bPelCri1 chromosome 9, bPelCri1.pri, whole genome shotgun sequence genomic window:
- the P2RY14 gene encoding P2Y purinoceptor 14: MFNSSTNSSGNNCSHSTVITKTVLPLVYCLIFIVGLLLNGVAAWIFLYVSSKKSFIVYLKNIVVADLLMSLTFPFKILADSQIAPPQLNTFVCRYSAVVFYTNMYIGIAFFGLISFDRYYKIVKPLFTSFVHTVNYSKLVSIIIWLLLMLLSLPNMILTNEITTESYSTKCIGLKSELGRQWHKASSYICTGIFWVVFLLLIIFYTSISKKIYSSYKKFRRNSDVTKRKISRNIFSIMFVFVICFVPYHLCRIPYTLSQTSSQFNCQSKKTLFYAKEFTLVLSAANVCLDPIIYFFLCLPFKEKLYEKLHLKLKTSSEVEISKSRRSNTLRESINIL, encoded by the coding sequence ATGTTCAACTCCAGCACAAACTCCTCGGGAAACAACTGCAGTCACAGCACAGTGATAACTAAGACAGTCCTTCCCCTGGTCTACTGTTTAATTTTCATAGTAGGACTCTTGCTGAACGGCGTGGCAGCATGGATCTTTCTGTACGTTTCTAGCAAAAAGAGTTTTATTGTCTACCTGAAAAACATCGTTGTTGCCGATCTCCTAATGAGCTTgacatttcctttcaaaattctTGCCGATTCACAAATTGCACCTCCACAGCTCAACACGTTTGTGTGCAGATACTCTGCTGTTGTCTTCTATACAAACATGTATATTGGGATAGCATTTTTTGGCCTCATAAGTTTTGACAGATACTACAAAATTGTAAAGCCTTTATTCACCTCCTTTGTTCACACAGTTAACTACAGTAAGTTGGTCTCTATCATCATATGGTTATTGTTAATGCTTTTATCACTTCCAAATATGATTTTAACTAATGAAATCACTACAGAAAGTTATTCCACAAAATGTATAGGTCTTAAAAGTGAGCTTGGCAGACAGTGGCACAAGGCGTCAAGTTACATTTGCACAGGGATATTCTGGGTcgtttttcttctgctaatcATTTTTTACACTTCTATatcaaaaaaaatatatagctcttacaaaaaattcagaaggaaCTCAGATGTgaccaagagaaaaatcagccGTAATATATTCAGTATCATGTTTGTATTTGTCATTTGCTTTGTACCCTACCACCTCTGCAGAATACCCTACACTCTAAGTCAAACTAGCTCACAATTCAACTGCCAGTCAAAAAAAACTCTGTTCTACGCAAAGGAGTTCACTCTTGTACTGTCTGCTGCAAATGTGTGCCTTGAtcccattatttattttttcctctgcctaccctttaaagaaaagctgtatGAAAAGCTGCATCTCAAGCTGAAAACTTCAAGCGAGGTTGAAATTTCTAAATCCAGAAGATCAAATACACTTCGGGAAAGTATAAACATACTGTAG
- the GPR87 gene encoding G-protein coupled receptor 87 yields the protein MGYNLSYGKLPDDRPSQDNSTSPNSTAGLLGNSTHNEFTTIVLPVLYLIIFLASILLNGLAVWIFFHIRNKTSFIFYLKNIVVADLLMTLTFPFKIIQDSQLGPWHFNSFLCRYTTVLFYANMYTTIVFLGLISIDRYLKVVKPFGDSRMYSITFTKILSACVWVVMAFLALPNLILTNGYPTKKNIDDCIKLKSPLGVKWHTAVIYINTCMFVVVLIVLIGCYIAISRYIYKSSKQFISSSSRKRKHNQSIRVVVAVFFTCFLPYHLCRIPFTFSHLDKILDDSAHKILYYCKEMTLFLSACNVCLDPIIYFFMCRSFSRRLFRKSNMRTRSESIRSLQSVRRSEVRIYHEYTDV from the exons ATGGGGTACAATCTGTCTTATGGAAAACTGCCAG ATGATCGTCCGAGCCAAGACAACAGTACCTCACCCAACTCCACGGCAGGCTTACTCGGGAACTCCACACACAACGAATTCACCACCATCGTCTTGCCTGTGCTTTACCTCATCATCTTCCTGGCGAGCATCTTGCTGAATGGCCTAgcagtgtggatttttttccacatccgAAATAAAACGAGTTTTATATTTTACCTCAAAAACATTGTGGTTGCAGACCTCCTCATGACCCTGACGTTCCCATTCAAGATAATCCAGGACTCGCAGCTGGGACCGTGGCACTTCAACTCCTTCCTCTGCCGATACACCACGGTTCTGTTTTACGCAAACATGTACACCACGATCGTGTTCCTCGGACTCATCAGCATCGACCGCTACCTGAAAGTAGTGAAGCCTTTTGGAGACTCCAGGATGTACAGCATCACCTTCACCAAGATCTTATCTGCCTGCGTCTGGGTTGTAATGGCTTTCCTAGCTTTACCAAACCTGATTCTTACGAACGGCTACCCGACTAAGAAAAACATAGACGACTGCATAAAGCTGAAGTCCCCCTTGGGAGTCAAGTGGCACACGGCCGTCATTTACATCAACACCTGCATGTTTGTAGTGGTGCTGATAGTACTGATAGGGTGTTATATCGCGATATCCAGGTACATTTATAAATCCAGCAAACAATTTATTAGCTCATCGAGCAGAAAGCGAAAGCATAACCAAAGCATAAGGGTTGTGGTGGctgtatttttcacttgctttctgCCATATCATTTGTGCAGAATACCCTTTACTTTTAGCCACCTAGATAAAATTTTAGACGACTCTGCACATAAAATCTTGTATTATTGTAAGGAAATGACACTGTTCCTATCTGCATGTAATGTCTGTCTGGATCcaataatttactttttcatgTGTAGATCATTCTCACGAAGGCTGTTCAGAAAATCAAATATGCGAACAAGGAGTGAGAGTATTAGATCACTTCAGAGCGTTAGAAGATCAGAAGTGCGCATATACCATGAATACACCGATGTCTGA